A region from the Triplophysa rosa linkage group LG4, Trosa_1v2, whole genome shotgun sequence genome encodes:
- the mxra5a gene encoding matrix-remodeling-associated protein 5: protein MAKLYALALMMLVIGALQVVVRCCPRPCTCQQPAEVHCTFRSLLTVPAGVPKQVERMNLGFNTISRVTYGSFAGLRKLELLLMHGNDVHQIPNGAFRDLISLQMLKLSYNKLKVLSRGNLMGLRSLTRLQLDHNRLEFIHPDAFQGLTSLRILQLEGNQLQQLHSATFSTFSILGHFPVSTLKQLHLSDNLLTTLSQRMLAGMPYLENLFLHGNPWTCDCRMKWFKEWNINSPGVLKCKKDRAYPEGQLCPMCSSPKLLKKKHLQELENPTCNSPIASTPNNKAISTEDTESDLLTTDEFLQPLGNISLGLSDEDGHQVDLYCLVTEPKELTSISWHSVNQHQISANVTLTLDLKCPIDRSSYEKLWRLIAYYSDVSAHLQREIMLNKDPYISYRYRQDVERDALYYTGVKANIAAEPQWIMQSSMDLQLNRLQSTSKIVRLILSTHITQVVEPEYIRQQKRDWVFIESKNDTRTMQVAVVGSPVEMSCSIHSSGNQTLKWMLPDGSTLKTPYSSGDNRLSASSFGLLEIKSVDHSDSGVYYCIAHVSNDLSVLPLRLTVEESSSPPPGVEGVTETITGFAGGHVSLPCVATGSPDADIHWIRPDGSIVNKWLNNSRTLVALNGTLIIRHSQLSDSGYYKCVAGNRHGMDTLVTKVIITKPPGMIPLRKYFRGPQPAEGVSTKIKVLMSNDVESSGDNEPEELLEKTLPRRVDLPNRRRVPNMGVKGGHPSRNSWRRPAIPRRSVGTTGVDRVNTVESKRRNSVSNNQIDPKRWASILAKVRNGGTSPKTTTVNSVQTSTNRIQEPVTDYTKQPGITNKIGGSSAESATTRVPEEMLYTITTARMPIQTTEYNLDIRPLDSEDQRHVIYQIAAPESDSNSNLFTARTYIAQPTVGPQINYFTVRDSEVANRIETSTVWNTKLHGNHLQENQSHSMGSGSVNEAIINYNDEYRVSKSHEHVLEVYQGRTDHSLPLATAKTHTAQSAGTHGDAKLFTQILTTVRQGTQTLQKHTTHQKPSVSEIPLLTTVTPTTKPASGDNKATFSNSLSDSRASRARNSSSSWRRTGGRRKKPNRIRTKTNSFKSSVYVTNATPQPTSASISEVTKGFSVITKTTASSETKIETSPWAKNAKAKMNTTVPLNDSQVQSPGKMTHEENTDPLYSSRNHQTHQSLPQERASVTKYIHLDDATPAQKLKTTTPVPMFPSTSISFGREEIKTTMHKEENSTLPSLKAGIHEWFTSTHTPAAKTSEETQQESITPDSSPTSDHSFENSYTHPEDIPGASSDKTNNQYKPTDTENVLSSKEMITLRPFSSSSPSTQNETVKHHAETPGGSMASVIFELAHQSPEITTDRPKTSPVLTTKPHRVTAGSIYREDSVLSRNPWSQSNVTKGIVLTTTTTSATTIMPPTVHTKMLYPNKPTSASRIGDPDDVNHILDSHKRFVTPGQETIPKVELSETYSRTTPPVTQFPHQLAYISEDTTSLGLKVNIHKKTTTKAPTIPPQSSTISPSQQRIPGRSGGTYFTIYHTTSRGAQQRPTAVPEGRGRPHITSTDIRFVTAQAETDVYLPCVAVGKPSPFLSWTKVSTGASIAQNTRVQRFQVQSNGTLVIHNVLPLDQGHYLCSVQNQYGEDKIVVNLIVEAEHPKVLHPRYREATAYLGETVELMCQSQGNPKPRITWVQPDRAVVHSGVPTNGMSGQRVSVSPNGTLYIKSASHTDRGIYKCISSNALGADTISVRLTVAALPPIIEQPRHENVSLSEGSTAFLNCTATGAPHPSIAWTTPDGMQLHPSQFINGRNLFVFPNGTLFVRSLVLTDTGRYKCSVTNVVGTAQRTVILTVRKSIKLSSARITFSSSQKTDVVYGDRLHLDCIASGNPEPRIIWRTPLKKLVDAHYSYDPRIKVSSNGTLSVVSVTEKDGGEYLCVARNKIGDDFVPFKVSVLTKPAKIEQKTEADKKVIYGGHLKVDCVASGLPDPKIQWALPDGTMINSVIKSERNVGSRSRRYVVFDNGTLFFNEVGIHEEGDYTCYAENQVGKDEMKVHVKVVSAVPVIENKTHDVVRVLYGESVSLNCSAKGDPTPLILWFSPTNRAMASASDKYIIHNNGTLVIQKVQRFDGGNYVCLARNSAGQDRKVMRVEILVSPPAVNGLIGTANSLRVSTVRDQRKLIDCETTGTPIPRVMWVLPENVVLPAPYYGSRMTVHRNGTLDIRSVRKSDSGQLACIARNEGGETRLVVHLDVTDTLEKPKLRSPKMESLSLTVGRTIYLNCSVEGSPAPQVTWILPNGSPLLSGAKFNKFLHNSDGTLIISNPALSEAGTYRCLGRNGGGLVERTVALMPGHKPEINNRYNSPISVINGENLQLHCLSNTNSVRLTWTLPSGMVLNRPQKAGRYAILPNGTLSIQQASVHDRGSYTCRTSNEYGSSLLTVPVIIIAYAPRITSGPVPSTYARRGVAVQLNCVATGIPKAEVAWDTPERTRLVVGSQPRLFGNKYLHPQGSLIIQNPTAKDAGLYRCTARNVIGVDSKGTYLHVY, encoded by the exons ATGGCCAAGTTATATGCTCTGGCTCTCATGATGCTGGTGATAGGAGCACTGCAGGTAGTGGTACGGTGTTGCCCGCGGCCGTGTACATGCCAGCAGCCGGCAGAGGTGCACTGCACGTTCCGCTCTTTGCTTACCGTGCCAGCTGGCGTGCCCAAACAGGTGGAGCGAATGAACTTAGG GTTCAATACTATAAGTAGGGTAACATATGGCTCTTTTGCTGGACTACGAAAACTCGAGCTTCTTTTGATGCATGGGAATGATGTTCATCAAATTCCCAATGGAGCATTTCGTGACCTCATTTCCCTTCAG ATGCTGAAATTAAGCTATAATAAACTGAAGGTACTTAGCAGAGGAAACCTTATGGGTCTCAGAAGTCTTACTAGATTGCAACTGGATCATAACAGACTTGAGTTTATCCATCCTGATGCATTTCAAGGCCTCACCTCTCTTCGAATACTGCAACTGGAGGGCAATCAGCTTCAGCAGCTTCATTCAGCAACTTTCTCCACATTCTCCATTCTTGGACACTTCCCAGTGTCCACCCTGAAGCAGTTGCACCTTTCGGATAATTTGCTGACTACACTGTCACAGAGGATGCTTGCAGGTATGCCCTACCTGGAAAACTTGTTCCTGCATGGGAACCCTTGGACTTGTGACTGTCGCATGAAATGGTTCAAAGAGTGGAATATAAATTCACCAg GtgtgttaaaatgtaaaaaagacaGAGCCTATCCCGAAGGCCAGCTATGCCCTATGTGTTCATCTCCAAAGCTCCTTAAGAAGAAACACCTCCAGGAGTTAGAGAACCCCACATGCAATAGCCCTATTGCTAGCACTCCAAACAACAAAGCTATTTCCACAGAGGACACAGAAAGTGATCTCCTGACAACAGATGAATTTCTTCAACCCCTTGGCAACATTTCTCTGGGCCTGTCCGATGAGGATGGACATCAAGTAGACCTGTACTGCCTTGTCACTGAGCCTAAAGAGCTGACTAGCATAAGCTGGCACTCTGTTAACCAACATCAAATATCAGCAAACGTGACTCTGACATTAGATTTAAAGTGTCCCATTGACAGGTCGAGCTATGAAAAGTTGTGGAGATTGATTGCATACTACAGCGATGTCTCGGCCCACCTTCAGAGGGAGATTATGCTAAACAAGGATCCTTACATTAGCTACAGATATCGGCAAGATGTTGAAAGGGATGCTCTTTATTATACAGGCGTGAAAGCTAATATAGCTGCTGAGCCACAATGGATAATGCAGTCATCAATGGATCTCCAGCTAAACAGGCTTCAGTCTACCAGTAAAATTGTTAGACTTATTCTCAGCACCCATATTACTCAAGTTGTGGAGCCTGAATATATAAGACAGCAGAAAAGGGATTGGGTTTTTATTGAATCCAAAAATGATACTAGAACAATGCAGGTGGCTGTGGTGGGAAGTCCTGTTGAGATGAGCTGTTCTATACATAGCTCAGGGAACCAGACATTAAAATGGATGCTCCCTGATGggtcaacattaaaaacacctTATAGCAGTGGCGATAACAGGCTTTCGGCATCAAGTTTTGGCCTGCTTGAAATCAAATCTGTGGATCATTCTGATTCAGGAGTTTACTATTGTATTGCACATGTTTCAAATGATCTTAGTGTCCTACCTCTACGCTTAACAGTGGAAGAATCCTCCAGCCCACCTCCTGGAGTGGAAGGAGTAACAGAGACAATTACAGGATTTGCAGGTGGACATGTTTCTCTTCCATGTGTTGCTACTGGGTCCCCCGATGCTGATATACACTGGATTCGTCCCGATGGCAGCATTGTAAACAAGTGGCTAAACAATTCCAGGACACTTGTGGCTTTAAATGGGACTCTGATTATTAGACACAGTCAGCTTTCAGACAGTGGATACTATAAGTGTGTAGCAGGAAACCGACATGGGATGGATACTTTGGTGACAAAAGTGATAATAACAAAACCACCAGGTATGATTCCCTTAAGGAAGTACTTCAGAGGGCCTCAACCTGCTGAGGGAGTTTcaaccaaaataaaagttcttatGTCTAACGATGTAGAGTCATCTGGAGATAATGAACCAGAAGAGCTTTTGGAGAAAACCCTTCCTCGGCGTGTGGATTTACCCAATCGAAGGAGGGTCCCAAATATGGGCGTAAAGGGTGGCCATCCATCCAGGAATTCCTGGAGACGCCCTGCTATTCCAAGGAGGAGCGTAGGTACGACAGGAGTGGACAGGGTTAATACTGTAGAATCGAAAAGAAGAAATAGTGTGTCAAACAACCAAATAGACCCAAAGCGCTGGGCTAGCATTTTGGCAAAAGTTCGCAATGGTGGAACTAGTCCAAAAACAACTACTGTAAACTCTGTACAGACCAGTACAAACAGAATACAGGAGCCAGTGACTGACTACACAAAGCAGCCAGGTATTACAAACAAAATTGGAGGATCGTCTGCAGAAAGTGCAACAACAAGAGTACCAGAAGAAATGTTGTACACAATCACAACGGCACGGATGCCTATTCAGACTACTGAGTACAACCTGGATATAAGACCTCTAGATTCTGAGGACCAGAGACATGTTATATACCAGATAGCTGCACCAGAATctgattcaaattcaaatttgtTTACAGCACGCACATATATAGCACAGCCTACAGTTGGTCCACAGATTAATTATTTTACTGTCAGAGATTCAGAGGTTGCAAACAGGATTGAAACGAGCACTGTGTGGAATACAAAATTACATGGAAATCATTTACAGGAAAACCAAAGCCACTCGATGGGTAGTGGCAGTGTAAATGAAGCAATTATAAATTACAACGATGAATATAGGGTTTCAAAAAGCCATGAGCATGTGTTAGAGGTTTATCAAGGAAGGACTGATCATAGCTTACCACTAGCCACTGCAAAGACACATACTGCACAAAGTGCAGGAACACATGGTGATGCCAAGTTATTTACTCAGATCTTAACTACAGTTAGGCAAGGAACACAGACCCTACAAAAGCATACGACTCACCAGAAACCCAGTGTCTCAGAAATTCCACTGCTAACTACTGTGACACCAACCACCAAACCTGCGTCAGGAGATAATAAAGCAACCTTCTCGAATTCACTTTCTGATTCACGTGCCTCACGTGCTAGGAACTCATCCAGTTCGTGGAGGAGGACTGGTGGAAGACGTAAAAAGCCTAATAGAATTAGAACTAAGACAAACAGTTTTAAATCATCTGTATATGTCACAAATGCAACCCCACAGCCCACTTCAGCTTCAATTTCTGAGGTCACAAAAGGGTTTTCAGTCATTACTAAGACAACTGCCTCCTCTGAAACTAAAATAGAAACATCTCCATGGGCCAAAAATGCAAAAGCCAAGATGAATACTACTGTTCCGTTAAACGACAGCCAAGTACAGTCACCAGGCAAAATGACTCATGAAGAAAACACAGATCCTTTATACAGTAGCAGGAATCATCAAACCCATCAATCTTTACCTCAAGAAAGAGCATCtgtaacaaaatatatacatttagatGATGCCACGCCAGCTCAAAAACTCAAAACCACCACACCAGTTCCAATGTTTCCATCAACATCCATTAGTTTTGGAagagaagaaataaaaacaactatGCACAAAGAAGAAAATTCTACCTTGCCTTCACTGAAGGCAGGCATTCATGAGTGGTTTACAAGCACCCATACCCCTGCAGCTAAAACATCTGAAGAGACACAACAGGAAAGTATTACACCAGATTCGAGCCCAACATCAGACCACTCCTTTGAGAACTCTTATACACATCCCGAAGACATACCAGGTGCAAGttcagacaaaacaaacaaccaatATAAACCCACAGATACTGAAAATGTACTGTCATCCAAAGAGATGATTACATTGAGACCATTCTCTTCATCTTCCCCGAGTACTCAGAATGAGACAGTCAAACATCATGCTGAAACCCCAGGTGGTTCAATGGCATCAGTCATTTTTGAGTTGGCTCATCAGAGTCCAGAGATTACCACAGACAGACCCAAAACCTCTCCTGTATTAACCACAAAACCACACAGAGTTACAGCTGGTAGCATTTACAGAGAAGATTCAGTGTTATCTCGAAATCCTTGGAGTCAATCAAATGTTACTAAAGGAATTGTACTtaccacaacaacaacatctgCAACAACCATAATGCCCCctacagtacatacaaaaaTGCTTTATCCCAATAAACCCACTTCTGCTAGCAGGATTGGTGACCCGGACGATGTTAATCACATTCTTGACAGTCATAAGAGATTTGTAACCCCAGGCCAAGAAACCATTCCTAAGGTAGAACTTAGCGAAACATACAGTAGAACAACACCCCCAGTCACTCAATTCCCTCATCAATTAGCCTATATCTCTGAGGACACAACATCTCTAGGATTGAAGGTTAACATCCACAAAAAGACAACCACAAAAGCACCCACAATTCCACCACAATCATCAACAATATCCCCATCACAGCAAAGAATCCCTGGGAGGTCAGGTGGCACCTATTTTACAATATATCACACCACATCAAGAGGGGCTCAGCAAAGACCAACAGCAGTGCCTGAAGGTCGAGGCAGACCTCACATCACCAGCACAGACATTAGATTTGTAACAGCACAAGCTGAGACTGATGTCTATTTGCCATGTGTGGCTGTGGGAAAGCCCAGTCCTTTCCTTTCCTGGACTAAAGTTTCCACAG GAGCTAGTATTGCACAAAACACCAGGGTCCAGAGATTCCAGGTCCAATCTAATGGTACGCTTGTTATCCATAATGTTCTTCCTCTGGACCAAGGCCACTACCTCTGCAGTGTCCAAAATCAATATGGAGAGGACAAGATTGTGGTTAATTTAATTGTTGAAGCTGAACACCCCAAAGTGCTTCATCCTCGCTACAGGGAAGCCACAGCATACCTTGGTGAAACTGTAGAGCTGATGTGTCAGTCCCAAGGGAATCCTAAGCCTCGGATCACCTGGGTCCAACCTGACAGGGCAGTGGTGCATTCTGGTGTGCCTACTAATGGCATGTCTGGTCAGAGGGTCTCGGTCTCACCCAATGGCACACTTTACATAAAATCTGCAAGTCACACGGATCGGGGAATCTATAAATGCATTTCTAGCAATGCACTTGGTGCTGATACAATATCTGTTCGTCTGACTGTTGCCGCCTTGCCACCCATTATTGAACAGCCACGACACGAGAATGTCAGTCTTTCAGAGGGAAGCACTGCCTTCTTGAATTGCACTGCCACGGGTGCCCCTCACCCTTCCATTGCCTGGACCACCCCGGATGGCATGCAACTCCATCCCTCACAGTTTATTAATGGGCGTAACTTGTTTGTCTTCCCAAATGGAACTTTGTTTGTTCGTAGTCTTGTTCTGACAGATACAGGGAGGTATAAATGTTCTGTCACTAATGTAGTTGGCACTGCACAGAGGACTGTTATTTTGACTGTAAGGAAATCCATAAAGTTGTCCAGTGCCAGGATTACATTTTCATCATCTCAAAAAACAGATGTGGTCTATGGAGACAGATTGCACCTGGACTGTATTGCATCAGGGAATCCAGAACCCAGGATCATCTGGAGGACTCCTTTAAAAAAGCTTGTGGATGCTCACTACAG CTATGACCCAAGGATCAAAGTGTCGTCCAATGGTACACTATCAGTCGTCTCTGTTACAGAGAAAGATGGTGGTGAATATCTCTGTGTTGCCCGCAACAAAATCGGTGATGATTTTGTGCCTTTTAAGGTCAGTGTCCTGACAAAACCTGCCAAAATTGAACAGAAAACAGAAGCTGATAAGAAGGTAATATATGGAGGTCACCTAAAGGTTGACTGTGTGGCCTCTGGATTACCAGACCCTAAAATCCAGTGGGCATTGCCTGATGGTACCATGATCAACAGCGTTATAAAGTCTGAGCGTAATGTTGGGAGTCGAAGTCGCAGGTATGTTGTTTTTGACAATGGAACCCTCTTCTTTAATGAGGTTGGGATTCATGAAGAAGGTGACTATACTTGTTATGCTGAGAACCAGGTTGGAAAAGATGAGATGAAAGTGCATGTCAAAGTAGTTTCAGCTGTCCCGGTGATTGAGAACAAGACACATGATGTCGTCAGGGTTCTTTACGGAGAATCTGTCTCTCTCAATTGCAGTGCCAAAGGTGATCCAACACCTCTGATATTGTGGTTTTCGCCCACTAACAGAGCTATGGCTTCAGCTTCAGACAAGTATATTATACATAACAATGGAACTCTAGTCATTCAGAAAGTTCAGCGATTTGATGGTGGAAATTATGTATGTCTGGCCAGAAACAGCGCAGGGCAGGATCGAAAAGTGATGAGAGTAGAAATCCTTGTCTCTCCCCCTGCTGTTAATGGCCTTATAGGCACCGCAAATTCGTTGAGAGTGTCTACTGTTAGAGATCAGCGTAAACTGATTGACTGTGAGACCACTGGTACCCCCATTCCACGTGTCATGTGGGTTCTTCCAGAGAACGTTGTACTCCCGGCGCCATATTATGGTAGTCGAATGACAGTACATCGCAATGGCACATTGGATATCCGTTCGGTGAGAAAGTCAGATTCAGGCCAGTTAGCATGTATTGCTCGTAATGAGGGAGGTGAGACAAGGCTTGTTGTTCATCTTGATGTAACAGACACTTTAGAGAAGCCAAAACTTAGAAGTCCCAAAATGGAGTCACTCTCATTAACTGTGGGCAGGACCATTTACCTAAACTGTTCAGTTGAAGGCTCCCCAGCTCCACAGGTGACTTGGATTCTACCAAATGGCTCCCCACTATTGAGCGGTgcaaaattcaataaattccTTCACAATTCTGATGGGACTTTGATTATCAGTAACCCTGCTCTGTCAGAGGCAGGCACATATCGATGTTTGGGACGCAATGGAGGTGGACTGGTTGAAAGAACTGTTGCACTGATGCCAGGACACAAGCCAGAAATCAATAACAGGTATAACTCACCTATCAGTGTCATTAATGGGGAGAATTTACAGCTGCACTGCTTGTCAAACACCAACTCGGTCCGTCTCACCTGGACTCTGCCAAGTGGGATGGTCTTAAACCGTCCTCAAAAAGCCGGTCGTTATGCCATTCTTCCCAATGGAACTCTTTCCATCCAGCAAGCCTCTGTCCATGACAGAGGCTCTTACACCTGCAGGACATCAAATGAATATGGAAGCTCCCTGCTCACTGTTCCAGTCATCATCATTGCATATGCACCCCGTATCACTAGTGGGCCAGTTCCTTCAACCTATGCCAGAAGAGGAGTAGCAGTACAACTTAATTGTGTAGCAACAGGTATACCCAAAGCAGAAGTGGCATGGGATACCCCAGAAAGAACACGGCTTGTTGTCGGCTCTCAACCACGTCTGTTTGGGAACAAGTACCTTCATCCTCAGGGCTCCTTAATCATCCAGAATCCCACAGCAAAAGATGCTGGATTATACAGATGCACGGCCAGAAATGTCATAGGGGTTGACTCAAAAGGTACATACCTTCATGTGTACTAA